In a genomic window of Streptomyces noursei ATCC 11455:
- a CDS encoding FadR/GntR family transcriptional regulator, translating into MGQLGNPASQAGHGPHGAAVEALAKRIFEGSYGEGDVLALPEVMAELDVSQTVLREAVKVLTTKGLLATRQNHGTYVRPREEWNLLDSDVLRWKLAAGASSDFFADMLELRRSIEPAAAALAAERRTDDDLDALNAALTAMSATEEDPVLLVRADASFHTAMLLASNNRFYAQMHRVIVPVIIQRGRQVYASGDAFEHPYGVHAAVAEAVRDRDLDGAYMAMLELLDKSAREHP; encoded by the coding sequence ATGGGGCAGTTGGGCAATCCGGCGTCGCAGGCGGGGCACGGGCCGCACGGAGCGGCCGTCGAGGCGCTCGCCAAGCGGATCTTCGAGGGCAGCTACGGCGAGGGCGACGTCCTGGCCCTGCCGGAGGTGATGGCGGAGCTGGACGTCAGCCAGACCGTGCTGCGCGAGGCGGTGAAGGTGCTGACCACCAAGGGCCTGCTCGCCACCCGCCAGAACCACGGCACCTATGTGCGGCCCCGGGAGGAGTGGAACCTCCTCGACTCCGACGTGCTGCGCTGGAAGCTGGCGGCCGGCGCCTCGTCCGACTTCTTCGCCGACATGCTCGAACTCCGCCGGTCCATCGAGCCCGCGGCGGCCGCCCTGGCCGCCGAGCGCCGTACCGACGACGACCTGGACGCCCTGAACGCCGCGTTGACCGCGATGTCGGCGACCGAGGAGGATCCCGTGCTGCTCGTGCGCGCCGACGCCTCCTTCCACACCGCGATGCTGCTCGCCTCCAACAACCGCTTCTACGCGCAGATGCACCGGGTGATCGTGCCCGTGATCATCCAGCGCGGCCGGCAGGTGTACGCCTCCGGCGACGCCTTCGAGCATCCGTACGGCGTCCATGCGGCGGTGGCCGAGGCCGTCCGGGACCGGGACCTGGACGGGGCGTACATGGCGATGCTGGAGCTGCTCGACAAGTCGGCGCGCGAGCATCCGTAG
- the dgoD gene encoding galactonate dehydratase has protein sequence MAGSPEITRIETFLAPPRWLFVRVETDDGVVGWGEPVVEGRAEPVRAAVAVLAEHLLGQDPARIEDHWQVMTKGGFYRGGPVLSSAVAGLDQALWDIKGKRCGLPVHQLLGGPVRDRVRAYAWVGGDEPAEIRDALAAQIEAGFTAVKMNGCGRMSPLATRAEVRACLRRAETAREVLGDERDFALDFHGRVSPSNARRLLPLLAEYAPLFAEEPVLPEQAEALPGLVAASGVPLALGERLYTRREFLAPLQAGVAVVQPDVSHAGGISELRRIAALAETYGAHLAPHCPLGPVALAASLQVAFTTPNFLIQEQSLGIHYHRGAELLDYVVDSAPFRFDRGALLRTDRPGLGVEVDEAAVRAADAAGGHTWRNPVWRHEDGAFAEW, from the coding sequence ATGGCCGGATCCCCGGAGATCACCCGCATCGAGACCTTCCTCGCCCCGCCGCGCTGGCTGTTCGTCCGGGTGGAGACCGACGACGGCGTCGTGGGCTGGGGCGAGCCGGTGGTCGAGGGGCGGGCCGAGCCGGTCCGGGCGGCCGTGGCGGTGCTGGCGGAACACCTCCTCGGGCAGGATCCGGCGCGCATCGAGGACCACTGGCAGGTGATGACCAAGGGGGGCTTCTACCGGGGCGGCCCGGTGCTCTCCTCCGCCGTCGCCGGCCTGGACCAGGCGCTGTGGGACATCAAGGGGAAGCGCTGCGGGCTCCCCGTCCACCAGTTGCTGGGCGGGCCGGTGCGCGATCGGGTGCGGGCCTATGCCTGGGTCGGTGGCGACGAGCCGGCGGAGATCCGGGACGCACTGGCCGCGCAGATCGAGGCAGGCTTCACCGCCGTGAAGATGAACGGCTGCGGGCGGATGTCCCCGCTGGCGACCCGGGCGGAGGTGCGCGCCTGCCTGCGGCGCGCCGAGACCGCCCGTGAAGTCCTCGGCGACGAGCGGGACTTCGCCCTCGATTTCCATGGCCGCGTCTCCCCCTCCAATGCCCGCAGGCTGCTGCCGTTGCTGGCGGAGTACGCGCCGCTGTTCGCCGAGGAGCCCGTCCTCCCCGAGCAGGCGGAGGCCCTCCCCGGCCTCGTCGCCGCGTCCGGCGTTCCGCTCGCACTCGGTGAACGTCTCTACACCCGCCGTGAGTTCCTGGCTCCGCTCCAGGCCGGGGTCGCGGTGGTGCAACCCGACGTCTCGCACGCCGGCGGGATCTCCGAACTGCGCCGGATCGCCGCCCTGGCGGAGACCTACGGGGCCCATCTCGCCCCGCACTGCCCGCTCGGCCCGGTCGCCCTCGCCGCCAGCCTCCAAGTGGCGTTCACCACCCCGAACTTCCTCATCCAGGAGCAGTCCCTGGGCATCCACTACCACCGGGGCGCCGAGCTGCTGGACTACGTCGTGGACTCCGCGCCGTTCCGCTTCGACCGCGGCGCGCTGCTGCGGACCGACCGGCCGGGGCTCGGGGTGGAGGTGGACGAGGCGGCCGTCCGGGCGGCGGACGCGGCGGGCGGCCACACCTGGCGGAACCCGGTCTGGCGGCACGAGGACGGCGCGTTCGCCGAATGGTGA